In Afipia sp. GAS231, a single window of DNA contains:
- a CDS encoding glutathione S-transferase family protein has product MKIYDRPGFPNSSRIRIVLAEKRLENRIEFVSVDLIGAEHKQPPFLAINPSGKIPVLELDDGTLISESTAITEYLDNLDGNPTLTGRTPREKAMVHMMQNRAEAELMGAVDGYFHYATPGLGDAMQPYVSPEWTGRQEWGQRQGAKAVQGMKYFDGVLKSRPFVAGEAFSMADITVFASLNFAEAAGLAMPPELASLAAWRTKVSELPSVKKRSGQAFLPEDLKRFGL; this is encoded by the coding sequence ATGAAGATCTATGATCGTCCGGGCTTTCCCAACTCGTCCCGTATCCGCATCGTGCTGGCCGAAAAACGGCTAGAGAACAGAATCGAATTCGTCAGCGTTGATCTGATCGGCGCCGAGCACAAGCAGCCGCCTTTTCTCGCCATCAATCCATCCGGCAAGATTCCGGTGCTCGAACTCGATGACGGCACCCTGATCTCTGAGTCCACGGCAATCACCGAATATCTGGACAATCTGGATGGCAATCCGACTCTCACCGGCAGGACACCGCGCGAAAAGGCCATGGTTCACATGATGCAGAACCGTGCCGAAGCCGAACTGATGGGGGCCGTGGACGGCTATTTCCATTATGCGACGCCGGGCCTGGGCGATGCGATGCAGCCCTATGTAAGTCCCGAATGGACCGGCCGACAGGAATGGGGCCAAAGGCAAGGCGCGAAGGCCGTCCAGGGCATGAAGTATTTCGACGGCGTACTGAAAAGCCGGCCCTTCGTCGCCGGCGAGGCATTCTCGATGGCTGACATCACGGTCTTCGCGAGTCTCAATTTTGCCGAGGCCGCCGGCTTGGCGATGCCGCCGGAACTCGCATCACTGGCGGCCTGGCGAACGAAGGTTTCGGAGCTGCCGAGCGTGAAGAAGCGCAGTGGTCAGGCGTTCCTTCCGGAAGACCTCAAGCGCTTCGGCTTGTAA
- a CDS encoding TetR/AcrR family transcriptional regulator, with translation MAAGRTTVQAHGYNGLSFREIAKAVGVKSASIHYHFPTKGDLGAALARAYTDEASELLDGFLAASEEPTVCMKNYARVFRSALLNDNRMCLCGIMAAEHDDLPPEVKAEVDRFTEINIRWLTKVLAPRRPGAASKAIQRQAQAVFAAIQGAQLVARGRSDVTVFDEIVEAYRAAGLFP, from the coding sequence ATGGCCGCCGGGCGCACAACGGTGCAGGCCCACGGCTACAACGGCCTTAGCTTCCGGGAGATTGCCAAGGCAGTTGGCGTCAAGAGCGCCAGCATCCACTACCACTTTCCGACCAAGGGCGACCTCGGAGCCGCGCTGGCGCGCGCCTATACCGACGAGGCGAGCGAGCTACTCGACGGCTTTCTCGCCGCCTCGGAGGAGCCGACCGTATGCATGAAGAACTATGCCAGGGTTTTTCGTTCGGCGCTGCTAAACGACAATCGGATGTGCCTGTGCGGGATCATGGCCGCCGAACACGACGATCTGCCGCCGGAAGTCAAAGCCGAGGTGGATCGATTCACCGAGATCAATATCCGGTGGCTGACGAAGGTGTTGGCGCCGCGAAGGCCCGGCGCCGCCAGCAAAGCCATTCAACGCCAGGCGCAGGCGGTGTTCGCAGCCATCCAAGGCGCGCAGTTGGTCGCGCGAGGTCGCAGCGACGTGACGGTGTTCGACGAAATCGTTGAAGCATACCGAGCCGCGGGCCTGTTTCCCTAG
- a CDS encoding glutathione S-transferase family protein yields MAKTTLTISSKNYSSWSLRGWLLTKFSGLEFEEVVTAPDDASARAEILLLSSSILVPCLRHEGATIWDTLAIAAYLSEIKPDAGLLPPDRIHRAHCWSICGEIHSGFTTLRASLPVNLKGHFPGFKIWSRAQADIDRVCTIWRECLAESGGPFLFGERGMADAMYAPVVTRFMTYDVKLEPKLAAYAKTIMAMPEMVEWIEAAKAEPADIEELEVEY; encoded by the coding sequence ATGGCGAAAACGACACTGACTATCTCCAGCAAGAACTATTCGTCATGGTCGCTGCGCGGCTGGCTGCTGACGAAGTTTTCCGGACTGGAGTTCGAGGAGGTCGTGACCGCCCCTGACGATGCGTCGGCGCGCGCCGAAATCCTGTTGCTGTCGTCGTCGATCCTGGTGCCGTGCCTGCGCCATGAGGGCGCCACCATCTGGGATACGCTGGCGATCGCGGCCTATCTCAGCGAGATCAAGCCGGACGCCGGCCTGTTGCCGCCGGATCGCATCCATCGCGCCCATTGCTGGTCGATTTGCGGTGAAATCCATTCCGGCTTCACGACGCTACGCGCCTCGCTGCCGGTCAATCTCAAGGGCCATTTCCCGGGCTTCAAGATCTGGTCGCGGGCGCAGGCCGACATCGACCGGGTCTGCACCATCTGGCGCGAATGCCTCGCCGAATCGGGTGGCCCGTTCCTGTTCGGCGAGCGCGGCATGGCGGACGCCATGTACGCCCCCGTCGTCACCCGCTTCATGACCTACGACGTGAAGCTCGAGCCGAAACTCGCGGCCTACGCCAAGACCATCATGGCCATGCCCGAGATGGTCGAGTGGATCGAAGCCGCCAAGGCAGAGCCCGCCGACATCGAAGAACTCGAGGTCGAATATTAG
- a CDS encoding polyhydroxyalkanoate depolymerase: MMSMMYQAYQNHMDLTAPWRTGAGAALKYLNLVPQGVSDRAFGRLASALELISRTSLTYARPAYGIDKVLVGNQELEVTEEVTYSTPFGSLLRFKKENSPEQPKLLLVAPMSGHFATLLRGTLKTLLQDHDVYITDWHNPRDIPVGAGRFGLEDYTDHLITFLDKMGPRSHMVAICQPSVSALAAAAVMSEDNHPARPATLTLMAGPIDTRIQPTKVNGFAKSKPIKWFEENLINYVPLQCKGAFRQVYPGFVQLTAFVSMNLERHIKQHMDLANHLAKGEKDKADVIKTFYDEYFAVMDLPAEFYIETVRDVFQEHLLPQGKLVHRGRPVNPAAIKRMGLMTVEGEKDDICSIGQTLAAQDLCTGVRAYRRVHHMQAGVGHYGVFSGKRWNNEIYPLLRDFVHVNS, translated from the coding sequence ATGATGTCAATGATGTACCAAGCCTATCAGAACCACATGGACCTCACGGCGCCATGGCGGACCGGGGCCGGAGCGGCGCTGAAATATCTCAATCTGGTGCCGCAAGGCGTTTCCGACAGAGCGTTCGGCCGGCTTGCCTCGGCGCTGGAGCTGATCTCGCGGACGTCGCTGACCTATGCGCGGCCGGCCTACGGCATCGACAAGGTGCTGGTTGGCAACCAGGAGCTGGAGGTCACCGAGGAAGTCACGTACTCGACGCCGTTCGGCTCGCTGCTGCGCTTCAAGAAGGAAAATTCACCGGAGCAGCCGAAACTGTTGCTGGTGGCGCCGATGTCCGGCCATTTCGCGACGCTGCTGCGCGGCACCTTGAAGACGCTGCTGCAGGACCACGATGTCTACATCACCGACTGGCACAATCCGCGCGACATTCCGGTTGGCGCGGGCCGGTTCGGCCTCGAGGACTACACCGATCACCTGATCACGTTCCTCGACAAGATGGGGCCGCGCTCGCACATGGTGGCGATCTGCCAGCCCTCGGTTTCGGCGCTGGCCGCAGCCGCGGTCATGTCGGAGGACAACCACCCCGCCCGACCAGCGACGCTGACCCTGATGGCCGGCCCGATCGACACGCGGATTCAGCCGACCAAGGTCAACGGTTTCGCCAAGAGCAAGCCGATCAAGTGGTTCGAGGAGAACCTGATCAATTACGTGCCGCTGCAATGCAAGGGCGCGTTCCGCCAGGTCTATCCCGGCTTCGTGCAGCTTACCGCCTTCGTATCGATGAACCTCGAGCGCCACATCAAGCAGCACATGGATCTCGCCAATCATCTCGCCAAGGGCGAGAAGGACAAGGCCGACGTCATCAAGACCTTCTACGACGAATATTTCGCCGTGATGGACCTGCCGGCGGAGTTTTACATCGAGACCGTGCGCGACGTATTTCAGGAGCATCTGCTGCCGCAAGGCAAGCTCGTGCATCGCGGACGGCCGGTGAACCCGGCCGCAATCAAGCGCATGGGCCTGATGACGGTGGAAGGCGAGAAGGACGATATCTGCTCGATCGGCCAGACGCTGGCAGCACAGGACCTCTGCACCGGCGTGCGCGCCTATCGCCGGGTGCACCACATGCAGGCCGGCGTCGGCCATTACGGCGTGTTCTCGGGCAAACGCTGGAACAACGAGATCTATCCGCTGCTGCGGGATTTCGTGCATGTGAATTCGTGA
- a CDS encoding extracellular solute-binding protein, translating into MRLSIAFRAFALGLFSALLLSGAASAAEVRVMISGGMTAAYKALIPEFERATGHKVLTAYGPSMGTTANAIPVRLERGEPADVLIMVGYALGDLVKKGKVVADSTVDLVRSPIGVAVKSGAPRPDISSADAVKRALLAAKTIAYSDSASGVYVSTEMFAKLGILDAMKDKARKIPATPVGEIVAHGDAELGFQQISELKPVEGIDIIGPLPAELQQITVFSAGIASVSKEPDAGKALINFLASPAARAELVKSGMDPIAGATN; encoded by the coding sequence ATGCGGCTTTCGATTGCTTTTCGCGCTTTCGCGCTCGGCCTCTTCAGCGCCCTTCTGCTGAGCGGCGCTGCCTCTGCCGCCGAGGTCCGGGTGATGATCTCGGGCGGCATGACCGCGGCCTACAAGGCGCTGATTCCCGAATTCGAGCGCGCCACCGGCCACAAGGTGCTGACCGCCTACGGGCCGTCAATGGGCACGACCGCCAATGCGATCCCGGTGCGGCTGGAGCGCGGCGAACCGGCCGACGTGCTGATCATGGTCGGCTACGCGCTCGGCGACCTCGTCAAGAAGGGCAAGGTTGTCGCCGATAGCACGGTCGATCTGGTCAGGTCGCCGATCGGCGTTGCCGTGAAATCCGGCGCGCCCCGACCGGACATCTCGTCGGCGGACGCGGTCAAGCGCGCGCTGCTGGCGGCGAAAACCATCGCCTATTCCGACAGCGCCAGCGGCGTCTATGTCTCGACCGAGATGTTCGCCAAGCTCGGCATTCTCGACGCCATGAAGGACAAGGCCCGAAAGATTCCGGCAACCCCGGTCGGCGAGATCGTGGCGCATGGCGACGCCGAACTCGGCTTCCAGCAGATCAGCGAGCTGAAGCCGGTCGAAGGCATCGACATCATCGGCCCGCTGCCGGCCGAGCTGCAGCAGATCACGGTGTTTTCGGCCGGGATCGCCAGCGTTTCCAAAGAGCCCGACGCCGGCAAGGCGCTGATCAATTTCCTCGCTTCGCCCGCGGCCCGCGCAGAACTGGTCAAGAGCGGCATGGACCCGATTGCGGGCGCGACGAATTAG
- a CDS encoding MFS transporter, producing MCLLVGVNQLGFGAMVPSLPLYASSFGVSASAIGLAVAAYGLARFLAVLPGGQLADRWGRRPVLAIGGLISAVGSFWCAEAHSFVEFILARGVAGAGAGIILTIGQIVLADISPPDRRGRNIATYQAAFLFGFGVGPFPGGLLAATHGLAAPFLMTGVASLLTTVIAWFLVSETRPARAGAVASGKAAEIPFVWQMLGLLSHRGFLLVSLISLMNAVVRTGGLFALIPLLATTTLGLSVSEIGFAMMVSGIFGLVAAYPAGWLADRIGRKAVIVPSTVLTGMSMVLFCYAPSYAWFIAASIVWSVAASISSSAPAAYVVDTAPAGMNASAMTAFRMTADAGYVIGPPGLGLLADITSSTVAIISASVVLVSLGAIFAVTSPEKRSVAQP from the coding sequence ATGTGCCTCCTCGTTGGTGTGAACCAGCTCGGGTTCGGCGCGATGGTGCCGTCGCTGCCGCTTTACGCGAGTTCGTTCGGTGTTTCGGCTTCGGCCATCGGACTTGCCGTCGCCGCCTATGGTTTGGCGCGTTTTCTGGCGGTGTTGCCTGGAGGGCAACTGGCGGACCGCTGGGGCCGTCGGCCCGTGCTCGCCATCGGCGGCCTGATTTCGGCGGTCGGAAGTTTCTGGTGCGCCGAAGCGCATAGTTTTGTCGAATTCATCCTGGCGCGAGGTGTTGCGGGCGCCGGCGCCGGCATCATTCTGACGATTGGCCAGATCGTGCTCGCCGATATCAGTCCGCCCGACCGGCGCGGGCGCAACATCGCGACGTATCAGGCCGCGTTTCTTTTCGGCTTTGGCGTCGGACCTTTTCCGGGTGGACTGCTGGCCGCTACCCACGGCCTTGCCGCGCCGTTTTTGATGACGGGGGTTGCAAGTCTTCTGACGACGGTGATCGCCTGGTTTCTGGTCAGCGAGACCCGGCCCGCCAGGGCGGGCGCGGTCGCTTCCGGCAAGGCCGCCGAGATTCCCTTCGTCTGGCAGATGCTGGGGTTGTTGTCGCATCGCGGCTTTCTTCTCGTCAGCCTGATCTCGCTGATGAACGCCGTCGTGCGCACAGGTGGGCTGTTTGCACTCATCCCGCTACTTGCCACGACCACGCTTGGCCTTTCGGTCAGCGAGATCGGCTTCGCCATGATGGTGTCCGGCATATTCGGCCTTGTCGCCGCTTATCCGGCCGGCTGGCTCGCCGACCGCATCGGTCGGAAGGCGGTCATCGTCCCGTCTACGGTACTGACGGGGATGTCGATGGTCCTGTTCTGCTACGCCCCTTCGTATGCGTGGTTTATTGCGGCCTCCATTGTCTGGAGCGTTGCGGCCTCCATCAGCAGCTCCGCGCCGGCGGCCTATGTCGTCGATACCGCCCCAGCCGGAATGAATGCTTCCGCAATGACGGCATTCCGGATGACGGCGGATGCGGGGTATGTCATTGGGCCGCCGGGACTAGGCTTGCTGGCTGACATCACCAGTTCGACGGTCGCCATTATCTCGGCATCCGTCGTTCTGGTCTCTCTCGGCGCCATCTTTGCCGTCACGTCCCCGGAAAAACGCAGTGTGGCGCAGCCCTGA
- a CDS encoding septal ring lytic transglycosylase RlpA family protein, producing the protein MLFRASAAICGAVVTFAVFAAAARGQGATVHSNAVVDEACGDALVGAASTYNPFQPGTREGGPETASGERYDPSAWTAAIKTSLREKFGGVQFGERPKYALVEAVGKKVIVKINDVGPLMPGRIIDLNARTMRHFDPSMEIGVIHDVKVMPLLGDYWVPGPVG; encoded by the coding sequence ATGTTGTTCCGCGCGAGCGCCGCGATTTGCGGCGCTGTAGTTACGTTTGCCGTTTTTGCTGCCGCCGCTCGAGGTCAAGGCGCGACAGTTCATTCGAACGCCGTCGTCGATGAGGCTTGTGGCGATGCGCTCGTTGGCGCGGCATCCACGTACAATCCATTCCAGCCCGGAACGCGGGAAGGTGGTCCGGAGACGGCCTCCGGCGAGCGCTATGATCCCTCTGCCTGGACGGCTGCCATCAAAACCAGCCTGCGTGAAAAATTTGGTGGCGTGCAATTTGGCGAGAGGCCGAAGTACGCCCTCGTTGAGGCTGTCGGCAAGAAAGTCATCGTCAAGATAAACGATGTCGGCCCGCTCATGCCCGGCCGCATCATCGATCTCAATGCGCGGACGATGCGTCATTTCGATCCGAGCATGGAGATCGGCGTCATTCACGACGTAAAAGTCATGCCGCTTCTCGGCGACTACTGGGTACCCGGACCCGTCGGCTGA
- a CDS encoding bifunctional protein-serine/threonine kinase/phosphatase, with the protein MPRELKISVGQHSDKGRKETNQDFHGVLIPDEPLLSLKGIAIVLADGISSSNVSRIAAESAVKGFLTDYYCTSESWSVRTSAQRVLEATNSWLHSQTRRSQYSYDKDRGYVCTLSAMVIKSTTAHLFHVGDSRIYRVSGNTLEQLTEDHRVVISSEQSYLGRALGVNSQIEIDYLTSKVEKGDTFVLVTDGIYEHVGERVIARVVKDGADDLDQAAKAVVELAYELGSKDNLTVQIVRIDEVPDGAAREVFGQAHELPLPPLLEARAVFDGYRIIRELHASSRSHIYLAVDIETDAIVTIKIPSIDLRDDPAYLKRFMMEEWVARRIDSPHVLKPCPPQRRRNFLYVVTEFIDGQTLTQWMIDNPKPGLETVRGIVEQIAKGLRAFHRKEMLHQDIRPDNIMIDATGTVKIIDFGSTKITGVVEAAPSGNRNDILGTQQYTAPEYFLGAPATSRSDLFSLGVITYQMLTGKLPYGAQIARARTRAQFGKLVYGPASHGSRDIPEWIDGALEKAVHPNPAKRYDSLSEFLFDLRHPNANYLSTSSTPLIERNPLLFWKSTTTVLALAVILLLALQHFGHR; encoded by the coding sequence ATGCCGCGTGAACTGAAAATATCGGTCGGGCAACATTCTGACAAAGGTCGCAAGGAGACCAATCAGGATTTTCACGGCGTTCTGATTCCGGACGAGCCGTTGCTCAGCCTGAAGGGTATCGCCATCGTGCTGGCGGATGGCATCTCCAGCAGCAATGTCAGCCGGATCGCGGCCGAGTCCGCGGTCAAGGGATTTTTGACCGACTATTACTGCACGTCGGAATCCTGGTCGGTGCGGACGTCGGCGCAGCGCGTGCTGGAGGCGACCAATTCCTGGCTGCACTCGCAGACGCGACGCAGCCAGTATTCCTATGACAAGGATCGCGGCTACGTCTGCACATTAAGCGCAATGGTCATCAAGTCGACCACGGCGCACCTGTTTCACGTCGGCGATTCCAGGATCTATCGGGTTTCCGGCAATACGCTGGAACAGCTGACCGAAGACCATCGCGTCGTCATCTCGTCGGAGCAGAGCTATCTCGGGCGGGCGCTGGGGGTGAATTCCCAGATCGAAATCGACTATCTGACGTCTAAGGTCGAGAAGGGCGACACTTTCGTGCTGGTGACCGACGGCATCTACGAGCATGTCGGCGAGCGCGTGATCGCGCGGGTGGTCAAGGACGGCGCCGATGATCTCGACCAGGCCGCGAAGGCCGTCGTCGAACTGGCCTATGAACTCGGCAGCAAGGACAACCTTACCGTCCAGATCGTCCGTATCGACGAAGTGCCTGACGGTGCCGCCCGCGAAGTGTTCGGCCAGGCGCATGAGTTGCCGCTGCCGCCGCTATTGGAAGCGCGGGCGGTTTTCGACGGTTACCGGATCATTCGCGAACTGCACGCCTCGAGCCGAAGCCACATCTATCTCGCCGTCGACATCGAAACCGATGCGATCGTGACCATCAAGATTCCCTCGATCGACCTGCGCGACGATCCCGCTTATCTGAAGCGCTTCATGATGGAGGAATGGGTGGCGCGGCGGATCGACAGCCCGCATGTGCTAAAACCCTGTCCGCCGCAGCGCCGGCGCAACTTCCTTTATGTCGTCACCGAATTCATCGACGGGCAGACGCTGACCCAGTGGATGATCGACAATCCGAAACCAGGCCTGGAAACCGTGCGCGGCATCGTCGAGCAGATCGCCAAGGGCCTGCGCGCCTTCCACCGCAAGGAAATGCTGCACCAGGACATCCGGCCCGACAACATCATGATCGACGCGACAGGCACCGTGAAGATCATCGATTTCGGGTCGACCAAAATCACCGGCGTCGTCGAGGCCGCACCCTCCGGAAACCGCAACGACATCCTGGGCACGCAGCAATATACCGCGCCGGAATATTTCCTGGGCGCGCCGGCCACGTCGCGCTCCGACCTGTTTTCGCTCGGCGTCATCACCTATCAGATGCTGACGGGGAAACTGCCCTACGGCGCGCAGATCGCACGCGCACGAACGCGCGCGCAGTTCGGCAAGCTGGTCTATGGCCCGGCCTCGCACGGCAGCCGCGACATCCCGGAGTGGATCGACGGCGCGCTGGAGAAGGCCGTGCATCCCAATCCCGCCAAGCGCTACGACAGCCTGTCGGAATTTTTGTTCGACCTGCGTCACCCCAATGCCAATTATCTCTCGACGTCATCGACGCCGCTGATCGAGCGCAACCCGCTATTGTTCTGGAAGAGCACGACCACCGTGCTCGCGCTCGCGGTCATCCTGCTGCTGGCGCTCCAGCACTTCGGGCATCGCTGA
- a CDS encoding formate/nitrite transporter family protein yields MAYLAPSEFVTKMVDAGESKIFMSTRDTIIRAYMAGAILALAAWFAVTINVNTGQPIVGALLFPVGFCMLYLLGFDLLTGVFVLSPLALLDKRPGVTLGGVLRNWGLVFIGNFAGALTVAFMMAFVTTFGFTQEPDKVGAAIGNIGEGRTLGYAAHGAAGMATLFIRGMLCNWMVSTGVVGAMISTTVPGKVIAMWMPILVFFYMVFEHSVVNMFLFPSGLMLHAKFSILDYFIWNEIPTVLGNLVGGLAFTGLTLYTTHVLTQPKRGQA; encoded by the coding sequence ATGGCCTATCTCGCGCCTTCGGAATTCGTCACCAAGATGGTCGATGCCGGAGAATCCAAAATCTTCATGTCGACACGCGACACCATCATCCGCGCCTATATGGCCGGCGCCATCCTCGCGCTGGCGGCGTGGTTCGCCGTGACGATCAACGTCAACACGGGCCAGCCGATCGTCGGCGCACTGTTGTTTCCGGTCGGCTTCTGCATGCTCTACCTCTTGGGCTTCGATCTCCTGACCGGCGTGTTCGTGCTCTCGCCACTGGCGCTGCTCGACAAACGCCCGGGTGTCACACTCGGCGGCGTTCTGCGAAACTGGGGCCTCGTGTTCATCGGCAATTTTGCAGGCGCTCTCACGGTGGCCTTCATGATGGCCTTCGTGACGACGTTCGGCTTCACGCAGGAGCCCGACAAGGTAGGTGCTGCGATCGGAAACATCGGCGAGGGCCGAACGCTGGGCTATGCGGCGCATGGTGCGGCCGGTATGGCGACGCTGTTCATCCGCGGCATGCTGTGCAACTGGATGGTGTCCACCGGCGTCGTCGGCGCCATGATCTCCACCACGGTCCCCGGCAAGGTGATCGCGATGTGGATGCCGATCCTGGTGTTCTTCTACATGGTGTTCGAGCATTCCGTCGTGAACATGTTCCTGTTCCCGTCGGGTCTGATGCTGCATGCCAAGTTTTCCATCCTGGACTACTTCATCTGGAATGAGATTCCGACCGTGCTCGGCAACCTGGTCGGCGGCCTCGCCTTCACCGGATTGACCCTCTACACCACCCACGTCCTGACGCAGCCGAAGCGCGGCCAGGCCTGA
- a CDS encoding transporter substrate-binding domain-containing protein, with product MAGLILGIAAMTTMPASADALKDEMAPTGKLRVAIAISPAGGAFWSTKTESGGYAGVPVDLGKEMAAQLGVPVEYVVHNNSGQITDSASNKTWDVTFLPKDPEREGKMSFGPIYEVADATYIVKPNSAVTNFATLDQPGVKVAAVNNTTTMRGAIAHLKNAKVTGYQTYDEIFGLLSKGEIDAFALSRDQLNAMAKKIPGTKVLDETFKQTVTAVAVPPNHPESLAFAAKFLTEAISNGTLRKAYDNNGLKDAPIRTQTR from the coding sequence ATGGCCGGCCTCATTCTGGGAATTGCTGCGATGACAACGATGCCGGCGAGCGCCGATGCCTTGAAAGACGAGATGGCGCCGACCGGCAAGCTGCGGGTCGCGATCGCGATCAGCCCGGCCGGCGGCGCCTTCTGGTCGACCAAAACCGAGTCCGGCGGCTATGCCGGCGTGCCGGTCGACCTGGGTAAGGAAATGGCGGCGCAGCTCGGCGTTCCCGTCGAATATGTCGTGCACAACAATTCCGGGCAGATCACCGACTCGGCGTCGAACAAGACCTGGGACGTCACCTTCCTGCCGAAGGACCCGGAGCGCGAAGGCAAGATGTCGTTCGGGCCGATCTACGAGGTTGCGGACGCCACCTACATCGTCAAGCCGAACTCGGCGGTGACGAATTTCGCGACGCTCGATCAGCCCGGCGTCAAGGTCGCCGCGGTCAACAACACCACCACCATGCGCGGTGCGATCGCGCATCTGAAGAACGCCAAGGTCACGGGCTACCAGACCTATGACGAAATCTTCGGCCTGCTCAGCAAGGGTGAGATCGACGCGTTCGCGCTGTCGCGCGACCAGCTCAATGCGATGGCGAAGAAGATTCCGGGTACGAAGGTGCTGGACGAGACCTTCAAGCAGACCGTGACGGCCGTGGCGGTACCACCGAATCATCCGGAGTCGCTGGCGTTCGCGGCCAAATTCCTGACTGAGGCGATTTCGAACGGCACGCTGCGCAAGGCCTATGACAACAACGGTCTGAAGGACGCGCCGATCCGTACCCAGACCCGGTGA
- a CDS encoding OmpA family protein, whose amino-acid sequence MRSAKKLREFGLLLGALAMFAVPGYAQTAIPAADIIDKLAATDGTAPDIDVAALKQQAADRVKAKADAQQVKRPLIAPQLTKLTQVRFDVLFDPDSSLIRPGSYGMIGSLADALADPKLRPYKFLIVDHTESGGRRDANLTLSQRRADSIRDVLVSTFKISNKRLVALGLGEEQLQDSNKPASPVNARVQIIAFGQPDAVEPKPATPAAAAKKGAAPAKKKR is encoded by the coding sequence ATGCGCTCGGCAAAAAAGTTGCGCGAGTTCGGTCTGTTGCTGGGGGCGCTGGCGATGTTCGCCGTCCCCGGCTACGCCCAGACGGCGATACCGGCCGCCGACATCATCGACAAGCTGGCCGCAACCGATGGCACTGCGCCTGACATCGACGTTGCCGCGTTGAAGCAGCAGGCCGCCGATCGGGTCAAGGCCAAGGCCGATGCACAGCAGGTCAAGCGGCCGCTGATCGCCCCCCAGCTGACGAAGCTGACGCAGGTTCGCTTCGACGTGTTGTTCGATCCGGACTCATCGCTGATCAGGCCGGGATCCTACGGCATGATCGGCAGTCTTGCCGACGCGCTCGCGGATCCGAAGTTGCGGCCCTACAAGTTCCTGATCGTCGATCACACCGAGTCCGGTGGCAGGCGCGACGCCAATCTGACGCTGAGCCAGCGGCGCGCCGACTCGATCCGGGACGTGCTGGTCTCGACCTTCAAGATCTCCAACAAGCGCCTGGTCGCGCTCGGCCTCGGTGAAGAGCAGCTGCAGGATTCCAATAAGCCGGCGTCGCCGGTCAATGCCCGGGTGCAGATCATCGCGTTCGGACAGCCCGATGCCGTGGAGCCGAAGCCGGCGACCCCGGCCGCCGCGGCCAAAAAGGGCGCCGCACCGGCCAAGAAGAAGCGCTGA